tcttttttaCATTCACTCATTCGGCAGAGGcgtttatccaaagtgacttgcaAGTTATGTACATCAAAGTTAAGGAGACCTGCTAAGCCACAACATCTCTGGCTATACGTATTGGCGGTGTTCATGATGTGCTAGGTAGGCATACAGTAGATGGCAGTAGAACCAaaatgaaagaggaaaggaaTTTGCGTGAACGCATCTTGATGATGTCATGAAGGAAGAACAACAAATCCTCCTAACTAAGCAGAGAACGTAGGCAACTTGCTAACATATCAAATTTCTAAGTTTACTACAATCGATTTGCTCTTGGCATAGTGAAAAAGACACTACGCACTTTGATGAAGTGTTAAAGTAATGGTCACAAGAGGGGCATTGTCTATTTACTCTATAAAATGCATGTTGCAACCTCTGTTTTGATTCAGTTTTATGACTGCTAGCACCATATCCTAGTTGGCTAACATAATACGCTAGGTTGCTAGCAGGGTATACAGGTAGCTAgcgagctaacgttagctgtaaAAGCTACCGGGGTACCAGAAATACCGTTAGCCATTTCTCTACGGTGCTGTACGGTAGTTGCTTTTGACTTTGTATATCCAAGCTCACTGTTAAGAAATGGAAAATGCAAGAGGTAAGTTGCTATCGGTAACTGTCAAAGGGTAAAAGCCGGCCGGCTAACAATTTTGCTTTCAGCTTTGTCGGCTTTCTCGATGCCTCTTTTGTTTCAGTGTTGTGCTGTACGTCCTAGAACAACCGAAAGAAATGTTACATTCAAATGCCAACCTGTCCTACTGATATTATGTTGTACTCCTGGAAAAGCAGAGAGGTAGATCAAACGTATTTTGTTGTTACTGTGATCAGCAGCATAACACTTCAATTACGTTTGTCATGACTTCAATTTTTGTTGTTAGGTGTAACCAGACGAAGGGAATATGTCCTGGTAAGATCATGACATGGAAAGTCATCAGGCCCACTTCAGGTGAAACAACATGCCTCCAAGGAAGCGACTCCTTACTCCCATCAGTGGGAGGAGAAGACCGAAGACTGATGACGATTTCTTTCCCTTCAATCTTCTACCGGTGGAATGCCAGCTCCatgttctctccttcctcagcGAGGTGGACAAGTGCAACTCAGCCCTTGTTTGTTCCAGCTGGAGTTGCCTGGTACGATCAGGGAAGCTTTGGAGAGTGGCAGACTTCTCACGACGTGGGGTTTTCCACATGGGCCAAGAAGGGTTGCTTGTGTCCAACCGAGAGTTTGAGCGCTGGAAAGCATGGGTCCACCATTACACCCATCACCTTATGTCACGCGGGGCCAGTCTTCTCACCCTCAAAGCCAGCTTTGATCTTGGGGACCAGTGCAATAAGTGGGGGGAGCTCCTCTCTCACCTGCTGGAGAATGTTCACTGTAGGGACCTCTGCCATTTAGACCTGAACTGGACATTCACACTGTTGGAGCCTTTGGATTTGCGGGTGAACTCCAGCTCCAGTTCCCACCAGGACAGCATCACCAAGATGGACCAGGTTAGTAACTTTCAGATCCTGCTTGCTAAATTTACCCAGAGCTGTCCCAGGATCACCAAGATGCGCCTCCACTTTGACTGGTCGGAGacgtctgtctcactcatcaaTCAGTTCCAGCACCTCCGTGTCCTGGAGCTTAAGTACTTTTGGGTCTTCAAAGGTGTCAGCCCGAGCACCTTGCAGACTTTGACCAAATCGCTGCCCAACCTGAAGTCCTTGACCCTCCACGTGCTGGTGCCCCTCAGGAACTTGGGCATCTCCTACACGCTGGAGTCTCTGTCGCTGGAGTTCTTGGACGTCTCTCCCAGCCGAGGCCTGGTTTTCTCTTGCCTCAACCTCCCAGCGCTTCGAGAGCTGCGAGCCAAGAAGATTGTGCGTGGCATCACTCTAGACCGCAGGACCAGGTTAAGGATACAGAGCCGGTGGCCTTGCCTTTACCATGTCCTGCGGGAGGGGACACCGAAGTTGCAAGCTCTTAATAACGAAAGACTTCTTCCAAATTGGAAAGAGCAGACCTACAGGGAGCTCACCTCCATCCTGCAGCAGTCCTGCTATTGCCTTCAACACCTGGATAGCTGGCTGTGGTGAAGATGCTGTGTCTGTCAACAGCTGGCAGATTGTCTTTATGGTATGCTGTGAAGGATTGTGGTTATGTTGATCAAGAGGAACTCTAATTGCATTTATATTCCTGTCATTTTTAAATAGTAGGATTGACCAACCCCTGCCCATTTAGGGTACTTGCAGAATTCCACCATTACAATATTGCTGTGGCAAAGTTCATTCCATATCATTACTGCTGATAAGATCAAGAATAGAGGGAAATGCCATAATGAGAGATGTAGGAATTGATGTATATAATTCTGTCACAGAAGTTTTTATTCTGTGTTTTGGAATTTAGCCTGCTATTTACCTCAAATTGTCGTAACTGAATCAGAAATTGGGAAACAATGGAACAAATGTATTTTTGGTCAAGGTCCAGGCAGTGGCGCTGTTTTTCATTTTATCTGATAATTCCACGAAAAATGATGTTTGGATATGTGGTCATTTTTATGGGTAATCTGTAATTAGATGTATTTGAGCGCTTATTCCTACATTAATATAATCAGATCATTGTGGTACCTTCCTTAACCATTAGAGGTTTCCTTAGATGGTTTCGAGGACCAAAACACCATGCCTGTAATTTCTCCTTGTGCTGACTTTTCACCAATAACAACTCCTTTAATGGATATTTGACTGATTTCTCAGAAAAATTAAGCTTGATTTACTGAAGATTATAATGACAGCCACAATAAACTGATGTCATTCAACTTTGTCTGGCCTGTTTTGTGACTTAATGTCTCAATATGTCTTCAGGTTGTCTGGCAGTATCAAACAAAAATCGTCTTCATTTGTAGTATGTATTATCTGAACCTCAAGAATGGAAGATTATATGAATTATGTATGATCTAAATCAGAGTAAGTGTGAACAACCATATCTGTACTCATCTCATGAATATTATTGACTTGTTTCCTACAGAGACTGAAGAGCATGGCTGACAAATCACCTTGCAGTGAAATATTTCCATTTACAATTTGACACAGCACCCTTGTGTTTTATATCACATACCTCTGTCACGTCCTATTTTGTTGTTGCTCCTGGGTTACAGGAGCCTGTGCTCACAAAGACCAATGCAATCTTTCAAGGAAATGTATCTCAGGAAAGTATTTTGTTGGAGCTAAAATTAAAGTACATCTCCTCATGAATGTTACATGTGTGATAGGAAACAGTAGTTATCATGGGAAATTATGCTTAATGTCTTCACAAGAGTTATTGATTAGGTTAAGGATCAGTTCTGAGAAAGAATGCTTCACATGAACAAAAACATGTATGGCCTTGCATTGGTCCAGAACTGTTTTTTCATTCACAGCTCTGTAGCCTTTAAATTATGAGTTATAAAAAAAGTGTTCTCTTACACTTAAGACACAAAGGTGTTTGCCAGTGCCACACTTTATTTTGGGTTAGGGGCATCAGTGGCATGGGTTGGGCTGAGTTTGACCACGCTAAATAATTATGAGCTAAATCTCCTCCCTGGCTATAACCCCCAGC
Above is a genomic segment from Clupea harengus chromosome 3, Ch_v2.0.2, whole genome shotgun sequence containing:
- the si:dkey-12e7.1 gene encoding uncharacterized protein si:dkey-12e7.1 encodes the protein MPPRKRLLTPISGRRRPKTDDDFFPFNLLPVECQLHVLSFLSEVDKCNSALVCSSWSCLVRSGKLWRVADFSRRGVFHMGQEGLLVSNREFERWKAWVHHYTHHLMSRGASLLTLKASFDLGDQCNKWGELLSHLLENVHCRDLCHLDLNWTFTLLEPLDLRVNSSSSSHQDSITKMDQVSNFQILLAKFTQSCPRITKMRLHFDWSETSVSLINQFQHLRVLELKYFWVFKGVSPSTLQTLTKSLPNLKSLTLHVLVPLRNLGISYTLESLSLEFLDVSPSRGLVFSCLNLPALRELRAKKIVRGITLDRRTRLRIQSRWPCLYHVLREGTPKLQALNNERLLPNWKEQTYRELTSILQQSCYCLQHLDSWLW